The following proteins come from a genomic window of Acidimicrobiales bacterium:
- a CDS encoding asparagine synthase-related protein, translated as MNLIGGVVTWKTPTPDVSGLAGSLGAAPVHGWRGGLGPGRVIMLSAGAAGADPSLSVAASGTAAATGGRLAGSRRLAAELGLSPGCDADVALGFYLRRGPAAIGRLGDIALAVVDPEREMLMLAVGPAAATPLCVWRNDEMVAFASHALALTGLQAVGHHLDERRAVEMAAGLFAGERTLVAGVSRIPPGTMLLCRADGVTSRRWWRPRDVVDDAPIDDHATRLRGALEEAVADALDDAASPGVLLSGGLDSASVAAVAVELHDGPVRSYTSVPPPGWTGDVGPGWVADERSAVEALAARHPTLRTTFTGSDSGDVFVAHEKFWELGGVAARNVANALWYDAAHAAAAGDGVDVVLVGEEGNLAFSADGPEWLVELLREGRPVRLLHEARARGRLTGTTLAHVLRRDLLSPLVPARVRRRLGRVPMDDAIRRWRSAWAVRPGARAILGDDDVAGLFTGATSWRAEQVDVSLRSAAAHAETSQARALLTGAVTRDPLADRRVLDAALAQPETVRRVEGVDRAVCRRAMRDLVPAEILDRRTRGAQLPDWFERFGEMRTVFEEQVAAARGHALSSEIIDVDRLAGILDGWPDVAPRGRQASELRFTLPRALMVSAHLRWFERRRDRPLPTAVVEYVKPYGTRGR; from the coding sequence ATGAATCTGATCGGCGGAGTGGTCACGTGGAAAACGCCCACTCCTGATGTGTCCGGTCTCGCCGGTTCACTCGGAGCCGCGCCAGTCCACGGGTGGCGGGGTGGCCTCGGACCCGGGCGCGTCATCATGTTGTCGGCAGGTGCCGCCGGAGCGGATCCGTCGCTGTCGGTCGCGGCATCCGGGACGGCCGCGGCCACCGGCGGACGCCTCGCCGGATCGCGTCGCCTGGCCGCGGAGCTCGGCCTTTCCCCCGGTTGCGACGCCGACGTCGCCCTCGGCTTCTACCTGCGTCGGGGCCCCGCTGCCATCGGGCGTCTCGGAGACATCGCCCTGGCGGTGGTCGACCCGGAGCGGGAGATGCTGATGCTCGCCGTCGGACCGGCGGCCGCTACTCCACTGTGTGTATGGCGGAACGATGAGATGGTGGCTTTCGCATCCCACGCTCTGGCCCTCACCGGGCTCCAGGCCGTCGGGCACCACCTCGACGAGCGGCGGGCGGTGGAAATGGCCGCCGGTCTGTTCGCAGGAGAACGGACCCTGGTGGCAGGCGTGAGTCGGATCCCACCCGGGACGATGCTGCTGTGCAGGGCCGACGGTGTCACGTCGCGGAGGTGGTGGCGTCCCCGTGACGTGGTCGACGACGCCCCGATCGACGACCACGCCACCCGGTTGCGAGGCGCCCTCGAGGAAGCAGTGGCCGACGCCCTGGATGACGCGGCATCACCCGGGGTGCTTCTCAGCGGTGGGCTCGACTCGGCGTCGGTGGCGGCGGTCGCCGTCGAGCTTCACGACGGGCCGGTGCGGTCCTACACATCGGTGCCGCCGCCGGGTTGGACCGGTGACGTCGGCCCGGGATGGGTCGCCGACGAGAGGTCCGCCGTCGAGGCGCTCGCGGCGCGCCACCCGACGTTGCGAACGACGTTCACAGGGAGCGACAGCGGGGACGTCTTCGTTGCCCATGAGAAGTTCTGGGAGCTGGGTGGGGTCGCCGCGCGCAACGTCGCCAATGCGCTCTGGTACGACGCAGCTCACGCCGCGGCGGCCGGAGACGGCGTCGACGTCGTGCTCGTTGGGGAGGAGGGGAACCTCGCCTTCAGCGCCGACGGACCGGAATGGCTCGTCGAACTCCTACGGGAGGGCCGGCCGGTGCGGCTGCTCCATGAGGCCCGTGCCCGGGGGAGGCTGACGGGGACGACCCTCGCACACGTTCTCCGTCGGGACCTTCTGTCGCCTCTCGTGCCGGCGCGGGTTCGACGTCGCCTCGGCCGCGTGCCGATGGACGATGCGATCCGGCGATGGCGCTCGGCGTGGGCGGTGCGACCCGGGGCGCGGGCGATCCTCGGCGACGACGATGTGGCGGGTCTGTTCACGGGTGCCACGTCCTGGCGGGCCGAGCAGGTGGACGTCTCGCTGCGAAGTGCGGCGGCACACGCGGAGACGTCGCAGGCACGGGCGCTGCTAACGGGGGCGGTGACGAGGGATCCGTTGGCGGACCGACGGGTCCTCGATGCCGCGCTGGCCCAGCCCGAGACGGTCCGACGCGTCGAAGGTGTGGACCGTGCCGTCTGCCGCCGGGCGATGCGTGACCTGGTTCCCGCCGAGATCCTCGACCGTCGCACCAGGGGCGCGCAGTTGCCCGACTGGTTCGAGAGGTTCGGCGAGATGCGTACCGTGTTCGAGGAGCAGGTGGCTGCCGCCAGGGGCCATGCGCTGTCCTCGGAGATCATCGACGTCGACCGTCTAGCCGGGATCCTCGACGGCTGGCCGGACGTTGCGCCGCGCGGCAGGCAGGCGTCCGAGCTGCGTTTCACGCTGCCACGTGCCCTGATGGTGAGCGCCCACCTCCGGTGGTTCGAGCGGCGGCGGGATCGTCCGCTCCCCACCGCTGTCGTGGAGTACGTGAAACCGTACGGAACCCGAGGCCGCTGA
- a CDS encoding sulfotransferase domain-containing protein, with the protein MGDTVWLSSYPKSGNTWFRAVLTAWLRLGSGDMLTDLEDLRSEGIASWRGRLDGALGLVSTLLTDAEIARLRPVADDVIDAAGGERLPCKVHDAFRCGDSGMPAVSVAATRGAVYVVRDPRDVAVSWAHHNGWTMERAVAVMNDAEFAVGGSSGGRQVVQRLGRWSDHVVSWLDETPFDVHVVRYEDCVSDPVATFGSALAFLGHRGTTERLEAAVEATSFQRLRAIEDAVGFSERPPASDRFFRRGRPGAWRDELPGPLAASLRGDHGDVMDRFRYR; encoded by the coding sequence GTGGGTGACACCGTCTGGCTCTCGTCGTATCCGAAATCGGGCAACACGTGGTTCAGAGCGGTGCTGACGGCCTGGCTCCGGCTCGGGAGCGGGGACATGCTCACAGATCTCGAGGACCTCCGGTCCGAAGGCATTGCATCGTGGCGGGGCCGACTCGACGGCGCCCTAGGGCTGGTCTCCACGCTGCTGACCGACGCTGAGATCGCCCGGCTGAGGCCCGTTGCCGACGACGTGATCGACGCCGCGGGAGGTGAGCGGCTGCCGTGCAAGGTGCACGATGCGTTCCGCTGCGGTGACTCGGGCATGCCTGCCGTCTCGGTCGCCGCCACGAGAGGTGCCGTTTACGTCGTGCGGGACCCGCGCGACGTCGCGGTGTCCTGGGCGCACCACAACGGGTGGACCATGGAACGGGCTGTCGCGGTGATGAACGACGCGGAGTTCGCGGTCGGCGGGTCCAGCGGTGGCCGCCAAGTCGTCCAGAGACTCGGGAGGTGGTCCGACCATGTGGTGTCCTGGCTGGACGAGACACCCTTCGATGTGCACGTCGTCCGGTACGAGGACTGTGTCTCGGACCCCGTCGCCACGTTCGGCTCGGCGCTCGCCTTCCTCGGCCACAGGGGGACCACCGAGCGACTCGAGGCGGCCGTGGAGGCGACGTCGTTTCAGCGTCTGCGGGCCATCGAGGACGCTGTCGGGTTCTCCGAACGCCCGCCCGCCTCGGACCGGTTCTTCCGACGGGGCCGGCCCGGCGCGTGGCGCGATGAGCTTCCCGGGCCACTCGCAGCGTCCCTGCGCGGCGACCACGGCGACGTGATGGACAGGTTCAGGTACCGGTAG
- a CDS encoding SUF system NifU family Fe-S cluster assembly protein, with translation MPDLEDLYREIILDHYRNPRNRGTLEAPPAHRAEGFNPLCGDEVIVYIDVDDAGNVGEVRIDGQGCSISQSSASMMSAAVKGHSSAEVRDLARAFKQMMSIHETDIGGDGSEAEVEPPPSGEVGSELGDLEALRGVVKFPVRIKCATLSWNTLLSALDEIDADATGT, from the coding sequence ATGCCAGACCTCGAAGATCTCTACCGTGAGATCATCCTCGACCACTACCGCAACCCCCGTAACCGGGGCACGCTCGAGGCGCCGCCCGCGCACCGCGCCGAGGGTTTCAACCCCCTGTGCGGCGACGAGGTGATCGTCTACATCGACGTCGACGACGCCGGCAACGTCGGCGAGGTACGCATCGACGGCCAGGGCTGTTCGATCTCGCAGAGTTCGGCGTCGATGATGTCGGCCGCGGTGAAGGGCCACTCTTCGGCCGAGGTCCGTGACCTCGCCAGGGCCTTCAAGCAGATGATGTCCATCCACGAGACGGACATCGGCGGCGACGGCAGCGAAGCCGAGGTCGAACCGCCGCCCAGCGGCGAGGTCGGCTCCGAACTCGGGGACCTCGAGGCACTGCGCGGCGTGGTCAAGTTCCCGGTCCGGATCAAGTGCGCCACCCTGTCGTGGAACACGCTCCTGAGCGCCCTCGACGAGATCGACGCCGACGCTACCGGTACCTGA
- a CDS encoding SufS family cysteine desulfurase — MSAAAPAADTEPGFDVAKVKADFPLLSRTVNDTAIVYLDSAATSQKPRVVLDTMDDYYETINANVHRGAYTIADIATRKMEAARAKVASFIGGADPNEVVFTKNATEALNLVAGSWGRANLSAGDPVLLTQMEHHANIVPWHMLAAERGIELRWVPLTDDGQLDLTDLDRLLDGVRLVGVSVMSNVLGTINPVTEISKAAHAAGAVVVADACQSVPHLPTDVAELGADFIAFSGHKMCGPTGVGVLWGRAELLDVMPPFLGGGEMILDVTTEGFTTNDIPWKFEAGTPPIAEIIGLGAAVDYLEALGMEAVRRHEVELTAYALRTLESRFGDGITIHGPSEPAARGGALSFAFGDIHPHDISQVLDQHAVCVRAGHHCAKPLMRHLGVGATARASVYIYNDESDIDALGDALEHAADFFAF; from the coding sequence GTGAGTGCGGCGGCCCCGGCGGCCGACACAGAGCCCGGCTTCGACGTGGCGAAGGTCAAGGCGGACTTCCCGCTGCTGAGCCGCACCGTCAACGACACGGCCATCGTCTACCTGGACTCGGCGGCCACCTCGCAGAAGCCCCGGGTCGTTCTCGACACGATGGACGACTACTACGAGACGATCAACGCGAACGTCCACCGCGGGGCCTACACCATCGCTGACATCGCGACGCGCAAGATGGAGGCCGCCCGCGCCAAGGTGGCCTCGTTCATCGGCGGGGCCGATCCGAACGAGGTCGTGTTCACGAAGAACGCCACCGAGGCGCTGAACCTCGTCGCAGGTTCGTGGGGCCGTGCCAACCTCTCGGCCGGCGATCCCGTACTGCTCACCCAGATGGAGCACCACGCCAACATCGTCCCGTGGCACATGCTCGCCGCGGAGCGCGGGATCGAATTGCGCTGGGTTCCCCTGACCGACGACGGCCAACTCGACCTGACCGACCTGGACCGCCTCCTCGACGGCGTCCGACTCGTCGGCGTCAGCGTGATGTCGAACGTACTCGGGACGATCAACCCGGTGACCGAGATCTCGAAGGCGGCTCACGCGGCCGGAGCCGTCGTCGTGGCCGACGCCTGTCAGTCGGTCCCCCACCTCCCCACCGACGTCGCCGAACTCGGCGCCGACTTCATCGCCTTCAGCGGCCACAAGATGTGTGGCCCCACCGGCGTCGGGGTGCTGTGGGGTCGCGCCGAACTGCTCGACGTCATGCCCCCGTTCCTGGGTGGCGGTGAGATGATCCTCGACGTGACCACAGAGGGGTTCACCACCAACGACATCCCCTGGAAGTTCGAGGCCGGGACGCCACCGATCGCGGAGATCATCGGCCTCGGCGCCGCGGTGGACTACCTCGAAGCCCTCGGTATGGAGGCCGTTCGCCGCCACGAGGTGGAACTCACCGCCTATGCCCTGCGGACCCTGGAGAGTCGCTTCGGCGACGGGATCACGATCCACGGTCCGTCGGAGCCCGCGGCACGCGGTGGGGCCCTCTCGTTCGCGTTCGGCGACATCCATCCCCACGACATCTCACAGGTGCTCGACCAGCACGCAGTCTGTGTCCGGGCCGGCCACCACTGCGCCAAACCACTGATGCGTCACCTGGGGGTGGGTGCGACAGCCCGCGCTTCGGTGTACATCTACAACGACGAGTCCGACATCGACGCCCTCGGTGACGCTCTCGAACACGCTGCCGACTTCTTCGCATTCTGA
- the sufC gene encoding Fe-S cluster assembly ATPase SufC — MVADAPPPLFEIDDLHVTVDSDENHPEILKGLDLTVGTGEMHALMGPNGSGKSTLAAALLGSPEYEVTSGSIRLRGDDITNWSVDARGKAGLFLGFQYPQEFAGVSVLNFLRQALQARTGAEMSIIELRRSIMAWMERLGIDPSFADRYLNEGFSGGEKKRNEILQMALLEPEVAILDETDSGLDIDALKVVAEGITTVRNERPELGVVAITHYQRLLDYLEPDHVHVILDGRIVASGGMELAEKLDADGYEAFR; from the coding sequence ATGGTCGCAGACGCCCCGCCACCGCTGTTCGAGATCGACGACCTGCACGTCACCGTCGACAGCGACGAGAACCACCCCGAGATCCTGAAAGGGCTGGATCTGACGGTGGGCACCGGTGAGATGCACGCCCTGATGGGCCCCAACGGCTCGGGCAAGTCCACGCTCGCCGCCGCTCTCCTCGGCAGCCCCGAGTACGAGGTGACCTCCGGATCCATCCGCCTCCGCGGCGACGACATCACCAACTGGAGCGTCGACGCACGCGGCAAGGCCGGGCTCTTCCTCGGCTTCCAGTACCCCCAGGAGTTCGCCGGCGTCTCCGTGTTGAACTTCCTGCGCCAGGCGCTTCAGGCCCGCACCGGCGCGGAGATGTCGATCATCGAGTTGCGCCGCTCGATCATGGCGTGGATGGAGCGCCTCGGGATAGACCCGAGCTTTGCGGACCGCTACCTCAACGAAGGGTTCTCGGGCGGCGAGAAGAAGCGCAACGAGATCCTCCAGATGGCCCTGCTCGAGCCCGAGGTCGCCATCCTCGACGAGACGGACTCCGGCCTCGACATCGACGCGCTCAAGGTCGTCGCCGAGGGAATCACCACGGTGCGAAACGAACGGCCCGAACTCGGCGTCGTCGCGATCACCCACTACCAGCGCCTGCTGGACTACCTCGAGCCTGACCACGTCCACGTCATCCTCGACGGCCGCATCGTCGCCTCGGGCGGCATGGAACTCGCCGAGAAACTCGACGCCGACGGCTACGAGGCCTTCCGGTGA